CGGAATGGAGTAACACTGGACATAAGTGTGATTTGGGAaagagcggctggagagcagccttgcagaaagGAAGCTGGGGGTCCTGGCTGAGTCTGTGCTTCGGCAGTCGAGAGGGCAAAACACATCCTTGGGTGCATCAAACTATAACCATCTGGTCAAAAGAGGTGGTTGTATCAGTGATGCTGttacctcaccttgagtacagtGTGCAGTTCTGTGCCTCACAATTTAAGAGAATCTGTCAGTCCTTGAATAAGCAcaaagaagggcaataaagctggtgaaaggcatGGAAGGCATGTCCTATGAGGTACTGCTGAGGACTTTGGATTCTCctagtttggagaaaaggaggctgtggggtgTCATGACACTCTACAGGTTCTTCAGGGGAGGTGAAGAGGGAACTGCTGATCTCTTCTAACAGGGATCCAGTAATAGGGCACATGCAATAGTTCAAAGCTGTAACAAGAGAAGTTTAAAGTGGAGCTTGGGAtgcatttcttcacagagaggatgATTAAACATTGGAATAGGCTTGTTAGAGAAGCAGTTGGTGCCCCAAGCACTGTATAAGTTGCCCCTGTGATACAGTGACATCTCAGCTTGATTCTGTTACATATAGAGTCTTTTACTTCTATTTGTAACAGTGCTGATGAAAAGGAAGAGTGATTTTTTGAGTCACTTTCTAAAGTCTTTGGTATTAATAACAGTGCCACAGaaataatgattaaaaaaacaaacaaaaaaaaaagcaaagaggaCAACCCacttttgcttgtttgggtttatttgtcCACTCATCtttctgtctataattgtaAAATAATGTCATTTCTAGGTTTCTAATTAAATCAATAGaaactcacagcagaggtgcttgtAGAAGCTTCCAAACTTTTttccaggaatcacagaatcaaccatgttggaagggacctccaagatcatccagtccaacctagcacacagccctgtccaatcaacaagaccatggcaataagtgcctcatccagtcttttcttgaacaccttcagagatggcaactccaccacctccatgggcagctcattccaatggcaaatcactctgggaagaaattcctcctgacatcgagcctatacctcccctggcacaacttgagactctgtctccttgttctgctgctggttgcctgggagaagagaccaacccctacctggctacaacctcccttcaggtagttgtaggcagcaatgaggtcacctctgagcctcttcttcaggctgcacacccccagctccctcagcctcttctcataggatttgtgttccaggcctctcaccagccccacccacaactatatacTAATTAGTTAAAATTGGGTTGTAATttggtcaggaaaatcttcgCAAGGGTGCTTATGGGCAATtaattcatttaggagaatcagaacatttggaaaagtttagccacaaaaggGCTTTGCCATACttacaaataggcagcctggagccctagggaaagtctgtgctgctcactgtgGTGGAGTATGAATTTCAAGatgctgcctggctcctggctcctttgtggcagtgttggaactgctcagctatttaaaggcttctagatcttcccagggtgctgggatagaggcagacaatctctgacctaatcctggttcctcttggtaTGGATGGTTGCAGAGGTGCAGACAGGATCTCTTGTGGATATGCAGGGAGCAcaatgttggtggcacttcttgccatgttgTGAGGcatttaaatgccttctcctgggaaacgaggcacttaagtttccaggtagttcaagcccaaaatatcagggctaaactggtctgaagcatgaggcagagcagaacaaattgtccaagagcagcgagacagaggcagcagggcagaagaagCCATGATGAGTAAACAGCACATACTTTTTATGCTTTAAATACTAGAAATGTTCATgttaatttttaatatttgaagaactgtttttaatttaaattgCTTTGACATCACACTTGCAATAGTGGGACTTGAATTGAGGGTTAATTTCTGTATAATAAGAGCAATAGACTTGTCATTACTTTAGCTGTTCTTGAAGAGTAAGTATGTCTTTTTGGGGTTTCTTCTAGGGACTCAACTTAAAAGAAAATGTCCACATCTAACATTGCAGGAAGAGTGGAAACATGGCTTTCATCCGTGTGGCATGTTAAAGTTCCTCTGGCATGGCTGGAAGCATGTATTAGTTGGATCCAGGAAGAGAACAGAGGTAGTAACTTAAGTCAAGACCAGATTAACAGGCAGGTATTTGAGCAATGGCTTCTTACTGATCTAAGAGATTTGGAATATCCCATTTTGCCTGATTGCATCTTAGGTTCTCCCAAAGGAGAGCTGTCAGGTTTCTACTCCATACAAATTGATTCACTGGTTGATGTCAGCCAGCCAGCATATTGCCAGTTGCAAAAGCTAAGAGGCAAAAATACCATAAATGAGGAAGTAACAGCCAGTACTCAGGTATTCCAGAAGCCATGGGAAACAAAGCCTACTCGAATGCTGATGCTGCAACTAACTGATGGGATACATCAAGTTCAAGGCATGGAGTATCAGCTAGTGCCCATCCTTCACAGTAATCTTCCTCCTGGAACAAAAATCACTATACAGGGTAATATTGCTTATCGTCTTGGTGTCCTAATGCTGAAACCAGAAAATGTGCAACTGTTAGGGGGCGAAGTGGatgctcttctggaggagtATTCTCAGGAAAGAGTCCTTGCTAGATTAATTGGAGAAACTGAAAACCTTAATTCTGCTGGACAAGCTTCTCATAACCAAAGTATTTCAAGGCCTTTGGATGAGGTAGAACAAACTCTAGGCCCTTCAGATGAAGAGCTTTTAGCTAGTCTTGATGAAAATAATGAATTTACTTTAAGCAATGAAACATCCTTAGAAAGTGGATACTACACTAGAAGCAACAATTTTAATGCAGCCTCAGGTTCACCGAATGCATGCAATGGTAATGTTTTGCAACGGGAATCTGGAAGTCCTTTGCATCATTCAGATCAGCAAGTGTCACCTCCTATAGAATATGCTGATGGCTTTTTAAATGACTTTCCTTTAGAAGATGACTTTCTTCTGGAAGAAGAGATGCAAAAAGATATGGAAGAAGTGAAACCAGTGGTCATGAACAGAAAGATAAGTTTAGTTACTGAGAGACTTCCACATATGTCTGAAAGCTCCTGTAATTCATTTTTAAATAGCACCTGTGATATAGGTAATACAAATGAAAGAGATAAACCTGTAGAAACTACCAGTAAGCAAAAGACTGTTGGAAGAACAGTATTTAGTGGAGACAGAAACAGCAGCTTCTCTCAACACAGGAGTGGACATCAGACCTGCAGTTTTGCAGATTGTTCTTTGGACAGTCCTCctaaagaaagacaaaatgatACAGAGCTAGATGAGAGCAGATGTAAATCCCAGAACAATTCAGACACCAGACTGCTAAATGATGATACTGTCTTTTTTTCAAAAGTGGATCCAGAAGGTCAGCAGAAGCGTGATTCAGAGACTTTTCCCTGCACAGGAGTGGAAGCACGTTTGGACTTAGATTCTCCACCTTTCACATATATTTCCATTCTCCTTGCAAAAAAGCTAGAAACTGTTACAAAGCTGAAAGTTAAGGCTTTTATTGTTACTCTCACTGGAAACCttacaagcagcaatggatccTGGGGTATAAAGGCAAAGATTTCTGATGGTTCAGCTTATCTTGAGGTAGATTTTGCTGATGATGTTCTAACAAGTTTGATTGGCTTTTCAGTGCCTGAAATGAATAAACTGAGGAAGGATCCAGCTTTACATCTGAAGTTTAAGGGTGGTTTAGAGAAATGTCAAAAACAACTGATTGATCTTTGTTGCTTGATGACTATAGAGTTTAACCCATTTCAGTTTAAAGCTACTGTATTAAATCTCCAGGATGCTGATGAAAGACATCTAGAACAACTGAAGAAACGTTTGAATAAATAATGTATACAAACTTAAGAGACTCTGTATTAGGAATCATATAAGTAATTTTCCCTCTAGGGACTGTTGAAAGTTAAGTTTTAAAGTTAAGTAGTATTCCTTTTCTCTTATCAGGACAAACAATGGAAAAATGAGAGGGGGGAGGATGACATGTTGAAATTAAACTTTGTTTCATATGGCAACAGTATTGAAATAAGCATTCAAATACTTCTGTCTTCATTTAAAATACTTTTGTATAATTTTCATTCTTCAGAATCTTCCTTGTGCTTGACTGGTGACATAGAGTATCAGAATTTGTCAGGAAATGGATAATATCAAACAAGCCATCTTGTACTTTTTCAACGGTGATTACTTACTTGATTTTTAAAAGGTAGCTGTAGCATACTatctgtcttttcttgaaggaaAATGGAGTAAATGTAAACAAATAATTGTTTAAATTCAGTTCCTTCTGGCTATACCAACCTGAAAACTAATATCTATTCAGTGTGCAAGAATCTGAAGTGTAGAAAAATGAATGTCGTTCCGTAAATGTTCAGGtgtaggggaggaaaaaagccaACTCTATACATAAATGAGCTAAAAAGCTGTATGTTTAAAAAtcaaacagaaaaggaagaaagggcaAAGTTTTGTAATTTTTTattaacagaaaagaaaaacatggAGAGTCCTTCTGTCGTATTAATATTAATCAATGTTAATAGTTTTGAAACACCAGGCAACTTTGTTAACTCTCATGTTTTCTTATCTAACCTTTTAACAGA
Above is a window of Pogoniulus pusillus isolate bPogPus1 chromosome Z, bPogPus1.pri, whole genome shotgun sequence DNA encoding:
- the RMI1 gene encoding recQ-mediated genome instability protein 1, with protein sequence MSTSNIAGRVETWLSSVWHVKVPLAWLEACISWIQEENRGSNLSQDQINRQVFEQWLLTDLRDLEYPILPDCILGSPKGELSGFYSIQIDSLVDVSQPAYCQLQKLRGKNTINEEVTASTQVFQKPWETKPTRMLMLQLTDGIHQVQGMEYQLVPILHSNLPPGTKITIQGNIAYRLGVLMLKPENVQLLGGEVDALLEEYSQERVLARLIGETENLNSAGQASHNQSISRPLDEVEQTLGPSDEELLASLDENNEFTLSNETSLESGYYTRSNNFNAASGSPNACNGNVLQRESGSPLHHSDQQVSPPIEYADGFLNDFPLEDDFLLEEEMQKDMEEVKPVVMNRKISLVTERLPHMSESSCNSFLNSTCDIGNTNERDKPVETTSKQKTVGRTVFSGDRNSSFSQHRSGHQTCSFADCSLDSPPKERQNDTELDESRCKSQNNSDTRLLNDDTVFFSKVDPEGQQKRDSETFPCTGVEARLDLDSPPFTYISILLAKKLETVTKLKVKAFIVTLTGNLTSSNGSWGIKAKISDGSAYLEVDFADDVLTSLIGFSVPEMNKLRKDPALHLKFKGGLEKCQKQLIDLCCLMTIEFNPFQFKATVLNLQDADERHLEQLKKRLNK